One window of Felis catus isolate Fca126 chromosome D4, F.catus_Fca126_mat1.0, whole genome shotgun sequence genomic DNA carries:
- the CCIN gene encoding calicin, with the protein MKLEFTEKNYNSFVLQNLNKQRKRKEYWDMALTVDHHVFFAHRNVLAAVSPLVKSLISSNDMKTTDELFITIDPNYLSPATVDQLLDYFYSGKVVISEQNVEELLRGAQYFNTPRLRIHCNDFLIKSIRRANCLRYLFLAELFELKEVSDLAYSGIRDNFHYWASPEGSMHFMRCPPVIFGRLLRDENLHVLNEDQALSALINWVHFRKDEREKYFKKFFNYINLNAVSNKTLMFASNKLMGMENSSAHVTLIESVLMDRKQERPCSLLSYQRKGALLDSVVILGGQKAHGKFNDGVFAYIIQENLWLKLSEMPYRAAALSATSAGRYIYISGGTTEQISGLKTAWRYDMDDNSWTKLPDLPIGLVFHTMVTCGGTVYSVGGSIAPRRYVSNIYRYDERKEAWCLAGKMSIPMDGTAVITKGDRNLYIVTGRCLVKGYISRVGVVDCFDTTTGDVVQCITFPIEFNHRPLLSFHQDNILCVHSHRQSVEINLQKVKANKTTTSVPLLPNNCPLDVSHAICSIGDSKVFVCGGVTTASDVQTKDYTINPNAYLLDQKMGEWKTLAPPPEALDCPACCLAKLPCKILQRI; encoded by the coding sequence ATGAAATTGGAATTCACGGAGAAAAACTACAACAGCTTCGTGCTGCAGAACCTGAACAAACAGAGGAAACGCAAAGAGTACTGGGACATGGCCCTGACTGTGGACCACCATGTCTTCTTTGCACATCGCAACGTGCTGGCTGCTGTCTCTCCACTGGTGAAGAGCCTCATCTCCAGCAATGACATGAAGACCACCGATGAGCTCTTTATCACCATTGACCCCAACTACCTGAGTCCGGCCACAGTGGACCAGCTCCTGGACTACTTCTACAGCGGCAAGGTGGTGATCTCGGAGCAGAACGTGGAGGAGCTCCTGCGTGGGGCCCAGTATTTCAACACACCACGCCTTCGAATCCACTGTAATGACTTCCTGATAAAGTCCATCCGCCGAGCAAACTGCTTGCGCTACCTCTTCTTGGCTGAGTTGTTTGAGCTCAAAGAGGTATCAGACTTGGCCTACTCCGGCATTCGTGACAACTTCCACTACTGGGCGAGTCCTGAGGGCTCTATGCACTTCATGCGCTGTCCACCTGTCATCTTTGGCCGCCTGCTCCGAGATGAAAACTTGCATGTGCTCAATGAGGACCAGGCTCTCAGCGCACTCATCAATTGGGTGCACTTCCGGAAGGATGAGCGGGAGAAGTATTTCAAGAAGTTCTTCAATTACATCAACCTTAATGCCGTCTCCAACAAGACACTGATGTTTGCCAGCAACAAGTTGATGGGCATGGAGAACAGCTCGGCCCATGTGACCCTGATTGAGAGTGTCCTTATGGACCGAAAACAGGAGAGGCCATGCAGCCTGTTGAGCTACCAGCGGAAAGGCGCCCTGCTTGACTCGGTGGTCATCCTAGGGGGCCAGAAGGCCCATGGCAAGTTCAATGATGGCGTGTTTGCCTATATCATCCAGGAGAACCTGTGGTTGAAGCTGTCAGAGATGCCCTATCGGGCCGCAGCGCTTAGCGCCACCTCGGCTGGTCGCTACATCTACATCTCTGGTGGCACCACTGAGCAGATTTCAGGGCTGAAGACAGCTTGGCGGTACGACATGGATGACAACTCCTGGACCAAGTTGCCAGACCTGCCAATTGGGCTTGTCTTCCACACCATGGTGACCTGCGGGGGGACAGTGTACTCAGTGGGTGGGAGCATTGCTCCAAGGCGGTATGTCTCCAACATCTATCGCTATGATGAGCGCAAGGAGGCCTGGTGCCTGGCAGGGAAGATGAGCATCCCTATGGATGGCACAGCCGTGATCACCAAGGGTGACCGGAACCTGTACATTGTCACTGGGCGGTGCCTGGTGAAGGGCTACATTTCTCGGGTTGGAGTGGTGGACTGCTTTGATACCACCACTGGGGATGTGGTCCAGTGTATCACCTTCCCCATTGAGTTCAACCACCGGCCCTTGCTCTCTTTCCATCAGGACAACATCCTCTGTGTACACAGCCACCGGCAGAGTGTGGAAATCAACCTGCAGAAGGTAAAGGCCAACAAGACAACCACCTCGGTGCCTCTCTTGCCCAACAACTGCCCCTTGGATGTGTCCCATGCTATATGTTCCATTGGAGACAGCAAAGTGTTTGTCTGTGGGGGTGTCACCACAGCCAGTGATGTCCAGACAAAGGACTACACCATCAACCCAAACGCCTACTTGTTGGACCAAAAGATGGGCGAGTGGAAGACCCTGGCCCCCCCACCGGAAGCACTGGACTGTCCTGCCTGCTGTCTAGCCAAGCTGCCTTGCAAGATTCTTCAAAGGatttaa